The nucleotide window TACAATAATCTGGCCTATGCTCTCAAAAGACACGCTGCAATTTCTCGAAGACTTAAAAGCCAATAACAATCGTGATTGGTTTCTCGAAAACAAAAAACGTTACGAAGCTGTAAAAAAAGACTACCATCAACTAGTGGGTTCTTTACTCGACACACTGAAACCGCTTGATTCCTCATTGGAAATGATGGAGGTCAAAAATTGTGTTTTCAGAATCAATCGTGACATTCGATTTTCCAAAGACAAATCACCTTATAAAACCAATTTAGGAATTTGGATTTCTCCGGGCTCCAAACACATTGAGGCTCCGGGTTATTATCTTCATATCGAAAACGAAAACTGTTTTGTTGGAGGCGGATTGTATTGTCCGCAACCGGATCAGCTTCAAAAAATCAGAAAAGAAATTCACTTTTTCTATGATGATTTGGTCGAAATTCTTAACGATAAAAAGTTCAAATCCATTTACGAAAGTTTAAGCAGGGACGAAAATTCAACCCTGAAAAATCCACCAAAAGGATACGATAAAGAAGACCCAGCTATTGAATTCTTGAAACTAAAAAGTTTTACTGCTATTCAAAAATTTGACACAAAACTGGCAACCCAAAAAGATTTTGTCTCGATAATCGCCGAAAAAATGATTGCCTTAAAACCATTTAATAATTTTATCGACAGAGCATTATCAGAATAATTTCAAAGCCAAACACTACTCATTAATTACAATTCCTTATGGAGATTTTGCATCATTTTTCTTTAAAAAACTACAACACTTTTGGCATTGAAGCCAAAGCCGAACAATTTGTCGCCGTCCACAGTGTAGCCGAATTAAAAAGCATTTTGGAACAAAATAAAAATCAAAAAAAATTCATCCTTGGCGGAGGGAGCAATATGCTTTTGACAAAAGATATCGAAGCGCTAGTAATCCATATTGATTTAAAAGGAAAAAAAATACTCAAAGAAGATGCCGATTATGTTTGGGTTGAAAGCCAAGCTGGCGAAAACTGGCATGAATTTGTGCTTTGGGCCATTGACCAAAACTTTGGCGGAATCGAAAATATGTCGCTTATTCCCGGTAATGTTGGTACAACACCCGTACAAAACATTGGCGCTTATGGAGTCGAAATGAAAGACACTTTTGTTTCCTGCGAAGCTATCAATATCGAGAGTCAGGAAATGAGAACTTTCACTAAAGAAGAATGTAATTTTGGATACCGAGAAAGTATTTTCAAAAACGAGGTCAAAGACCAATACATCATCACTTCTGCTGTTTTCAAACTAACGAAACAGAACCATAAAATAAACACTTCCTACGGAGACATTCTTGCTGAATTGACAAAAAACAACATCACAACTCCCACTCTAAAAGACGTGAGCAATGCCGTGATTGCTATTCGAAAAAGCAAATTACCCGATCCTGCAGAATTGGGAAACAGCGGTAGTTTTTTTAAAAACCCGATACTTTTAAAAACTGATTTTGAGAAAATCCACCAAAATTTCCCCGAAATGAGATTCTTTGACATTTCAGCAACCGAAGTCAAAGTTCCTGCAGGTTGGCTGATTGAACAAGCCGGATTAAAAGGAAAACGTTTTGGCGATGCCGGAATCCATAAAAACCAAGCATTAGTTTTAGTGAATTATGGTGGAGCTACAGGACAGGAAATTCTAGAAGTTTCCAAAACAGTACAGGATACGGTGTTCAATACGTTTGGCATCCATATTGAGGCAGAAGTTAACATCATATAGATTATAGAATTCCGATTGCAGAGCAAAAATTGAAAATAGCAGAAAAGAAATATCCAAATAAAAAAAGTAATTGCTTATTTACATAAATAATTTTCAATTGTTAATTACCTTTGCAATCGTTTTTAAAAGCCAAAAAAATACATGATGCTAACCTTTACTTTATACTTTTTTATTGCAATAATTGTCATTCAACTTTTTTATTATCTCGTTGTTTTTACAAAATTTTCTTTTGCCAGAACACAAGAAATTGAAGCGAAAAACATACCAATTTCCGTAATAGTTTGTGCCAAAAACGAAGAAGAAAACGTAATAAAATACATTCCTTTATTAGCTGAACAAAATTATCCGGACTTTGAAATTGTTTTGATTGACGATGCTTCCAGAGACAATACCCTGGAGATTTTTGAAGAATTTGAAAAACAATATCCAAATATTCGTTTGGTAAAAGTAAAAAACAATGAGGCTTTTTGGGGAAACAAAAAATATGCATTAACACTGGGAATTAAGGCTGCCAGAAAAGAACACCTTTTATTTATCGATGCCGACTGCTATCCTACTTCCAAAGATTGGATAACCGCCATGAGTTCTCGATTTACAAGACAAAGAACTATCATTTTGGGATATGGAGCTTATGAAAAAGCAGGTAATTCCTTTTTGAATAAAATAATCCGATACGAAACCTTACTTACCGCCATCCAATATTTTTCCTGGGCAAAAATTGGCAAACCTTATATGGGTGTTGGCCGTAATTTAGCATACAAAAAAGAAGAGTTTTTCAAAGTAAACGGTTTTATAGACCATATTCAGATTCGTTCTGGCGACGATGACTTATTCATTAACCAGGCAGCAAATTCAGACAATATCACTATCAGTTACAGCCCTGAAAGCTTCACTTACTCGGCTCCAAAATCGACTTTTAAAGATTGGTTTATCCAAAAAAGAAGACACGTTGCCACGGCCAAACATTACAAAGCTTTTGATAAAATACAATTAGGACTCTTTTTCAGCTCACAATTATTGTTTTTATTATTGCCAATTCCACTACTTATTTTTCAATTCCAATGGATTTTGGTTCTGAGCCTTATTGGGTTCCGATACTTGGTAACTTGGATTGTTGCCGGGTTTGCTGCCGGAAAATTAAAAGAAAAAGATGTGATGTATTGGTATCCTATTATAGAAATTATACTTATATTCACTCAAATTAATGTTTTTATAACCAACATCTTTTCAAAACC belongs to Flavobacterium gilvum and includes:
- a CDS encoding DUF2461 domain-containing protein translates to MLSKDTLQFLEDLKANNNRDWFLENKKRYEAVKKDYHQLVGSLLDTLKPLDSSLEMMEVKNCVFRINRDIRFSKDKSPYKTNLGIWISPGSKHIEAPGYYLHIENENCFVGGGLYCPQPDQLQKIRKEIHFFYDDLVEILNDKKFKSIYESLSRDENSTLKNPPKGYDKEDPAIEFLKLKSFTAIQKFDTKLATQKDFVSIIAEKMIALKPFNNFIDRALSE
- the murB gene encoding UDP-N-acetylmuramate dehydrogenase, whose product is MEILHHFSLKNYNTFGIEAKAEQFVAVHSVAELKSILEQNKNQKKFILGGGSNMLLTKDIEALVIHIDLKGKKILKEDADYVWVESQAGENWHEFVLWAIDQNFGGIENMSLIPGNVGTTPVQNIGAYGVEMKDTFVSCEAINIESQEMRTFTKEECNFGYRESIFKNEVKDQYIITSAVFKLTKQNHKINTSYGDILAELTKNNITTPTLKDVSNAVIAIRKSKLPDPAELGNSGSFFKNPILLKTDFEKIHQNFPEMRFFDISATEVKVPAGWLIEQAGLKGKRFGDAGIHKNQALVLVNYGGATGQEILEVSKTVQDTVFNTFGIHIEAEVNII
- a CDS encoding glycosyltransferase, with amino-acid sequence MLTFTLYFFIAIIVIQLFYYLVVFTKFSFARTQEIEAKNIPISVIVCAKNEEENVIKYIPLLAEQNYPDFEIVLIDDASRDNTLEIFEEFEKQYPNIRLVKVKNNEAFWGNKKYALTLGIKAARKEHLLFIDADCYPTSKDWITAMSSRFTRQRTIILGYGAYEKAGNSFLNKIIRYETLLTAIQYFSWAKIGKPYMGVGRNLAYKKEEFFKVNGFIDHIQIRSGDDDLFINQAANSDNITISYSPESFTYSAPKSTFKDWFIQKRRHVATAKHYKAFDKIQLGLFFSSQLLFLLLPIPLLIFQFQWILVLSLIGFRYLVTWIVAGFAAGKLKEKDVMYWYPIIEIILIFTQINVFITNIFSKPAHWK